Genomic DNA from Pyramidobacter porci:
GAGAATTCACGATTCGCCGTCCGTTTCCCTCAATGGAACGCATGAAAGGATAATATACAGGTCGCGTAATCAATATGCCGTCATCCGGGCAAGTAAAACATTGAATGATCATTTTCAGTGCGCAGACCACTCCCGGCGTGTTCAAGATCCATTCTGGACGAGGCTCCCAACCGTGTCGTTTCTTCATCCAGTCACAGACGGCTTCGTCGCAGCCTTTGAGTTTGGTACTGTAACCGTAGATCCGGTGGCCGGCCGCGCGACGTGCCAAGGCTTCAGCGACAGCCGAGCAAACTTCAAAATCCATGTCCGCCGTCCCCATGGCCAGCGTATCAGGAGGGCAGGCGTTTTCTTTAATGCTGTCCCATTTGATGCTGTGCGTGTTGTGGCGATCGATTATCATGTCGAAATTGTACATTTCCTGTCATCGCTCCTTTTTCCGGTAAAAATGGTATTCATTCCACGAACTGAAACACTGCCGAAAGCAGATATATTGATTGCAAAAGAGTTTTCTTGTGATTTTTGTTCGCATGTTCTTCTTGTGGTTCTTTGGGCTATGCTGAACGCGATCGTAGATATGTTCTATATAATTTTAGATGAGGCTATTTGTATGCATGAAATAACGTGTTGCATTTCGTCAATTAAAAGCGGTTTTTCTCGAAAATAGTTAATGACATAAACTGTGTGGCTTGATAATAACACCCTCATTGGGAAAGTTCAACAATATGTTTTTTTAAATTTGTATTCTATGACGAATGCGATGAATGGATTTCGCGTATTCATCATCTGCGGGACATCTGTCTTTTCATGATTTTTTGCTTAAATCATTGATATGACAGGATTATACGGATTTTATCGCGTCTTTTGCTTGGCGTATATTGATCCTTGCGACACTGGCGGCAAAGCTAAAGAAACCGCCTTACTGAAGTGCATGAAAGAGGAATTTTATAGGAAAATTTAAAACGAATATTGACGTATGGAAGATTCGATGATAGGATTCTAATAGTTTAGCATATGAACTATTTGGCCGCGGAAGCTTTTCCCATCGTGCGTGTTGAATTCTCATTCTATCATAAGGAAGCGCTCGAATTTTGTCTCCAGATTTTGCAGCACGCTTAGATGCGTGCGGAAGCAAGTGCTTTGGATCTTTTTAGGGGCTTGGCTACGTGACATTCTGAGATGTTTAGGGCCGATATCTTTGGCGGTTCGAATGTAAGCTTGAGGCATTTTTTACATGTTGATTATTGAGATCCGAGTCTGCTGTATATGGGGAAAACTTTTGTAACCGCTATTTTATGCAGGGCTTTCGCTCTGTAAAGACAACAGGAGGTGGAAAGAATGCAACAAGACGGGAACAAGGGCGGCTCTACTACCAAACTGAAAAGATGTTTGGGCTTTTGGGATTTGATGAGCGCTGCTATTGGGCAAATTATCGGCGCAGGCATCATGACCTTGCTCGGGGCGGCGCTAGCCATGACGGGGCGATCGGTCCCGTTTGCGTTTATGATTGCGGCGACAATTACTATTACGCAGTTTTTGCCAATGCTCTTTATCTCAGGTACGGTCCGTCTGCGCGGCGGACGCTATACTATGGCAGCAATGCTGTGCGGCACGAAGCTTGCAGGTGCGTACAGCATAGTTTATATCTTTCAAAATCTGTCAATCTCGATGTATGCGCTCTCTTTTGCCAGTTACTTCATTTCTCTGTTGGGCATCGGAAGCGAAAAAACCGTAGCGTTGGTCGTACTTACGATCTTTTACGTGCTGAATTACTGCGGCATTGACAAATTTGCTTGGGCGCAAAATCTCATTGTTGGTTTTCTGATTGTGGCATTGGCGATGTTCGCTGCTGTCGGCGTGACGAAAATTGCCCCGAATTACTATGCTCAGTCCACTTTCTTTACGGGGGGCTGGATGGGTATGCTTCAGGCCGGTGCGCTGCTGACTTTTGCTACGGGCGGAGCTACTTGTATCATCGACCTTTCGGCGGAGGCAAAAAATCCCGTGCGGGATATTCCAATCATCATCGTGACGTCCACGTTGGGAGTCGCCGTGTTGTATGCAATGATTAGCATTGTTGCTGGCGGAGTCCTTCCCCTGGAGCAGGTAGCGGGGAAAAATTTGGCGCTGGTCGCGCAAACGATCTTCTCCAAACCGTTGTATGTTTTCTTCATGGTATGCGGCGCTGGATTTGCCCTGATTTCAACGCTGAACAGCCAGATGGCCTGGGCTCCGAAGCCCACTATGCAGGCCTGCGACGATGGATGGCTTCCAGCAGGATTGGCGTCGACCAACAGATTCGGCGTGCCTTGGATCATTCTTGGGATCCTTTATATCATCGCTGTTGTTTGTATCGTTTCCGGTTTGAGCGTCGCGACTCTGGGAAGTATGTGTCTTGTCGCCAACAACGTCGCTCTGTTGGTAATCTGTGCCTGCACATTCAGGTTGCCAAAGATCTGCCCTGAAGAATGGGCGGCTTCTAAATTCAAGATCAGTAACGGCATGTTGAAACTTGTTTCTTTGATTGGCACCGCAGGATGTGCTTTCAATATCTGGTTCAATTTCATCAGGTTGAGCTATACTCTCAAGATCATCAACCTTGTCGTCGTAGTCGGCGCTTTGATCTGGGGAGTCGTGCGCAGCAGGAAGGTACACATGATTGTGAGCCACGAGAAAGCCTAAGTTCATTCAGGTGAAACTTCCGCGTTGGGGAGCTGTCTTAAGTATTGGAGATAGATTTTACGATGACGGTGGCATGAAGGAGGATCGAAAACGGCCGTTGCCGCAGCAGTTTTGCCCTTTGTTTTGGGGCCGTATTGAAGGAACGGGGTCGAGCTATGGACATATTAAAACTTCTGGGTGTTTTTGCGATTCTCATTATCGTCATGTGGGCGAAGAAGCCTTTGTCGGTCGCGATGTTTTGTTCGATTATCGGCGCCGCCGCGCTCTATCAGCTTCCATTGAGCTCTGCATGGAGCGCCGTTGTCAAGGGTGGGGCGAGCTGGCCGACGTTGGAGGTTTTGCTGGTCTTTTATTCGATCACGTTCATTCAGAGAATGATGGAGAAACGTAAGAATCTGAGCAACTGCGAGATGGCTCTCAATGGGCTCTTCAATAATCGACGAGTCAACGTTGCCGTTGCGCCGTTTCTGATCGGCTGTTTGCCGGCCGTAAGCGCCGTGCTGCTCTGCAGTCTCATTGTACGTAAGAGCGCGGGCGAAGCGCTCTCCATACCTGAAAAGGCAGCCTGTACGTCTTACTTCCGACATATTTCCGAAAGCTTTCTGCCCACTTACACAACGATCTTTATCGCCGTCACCCTTACCAACGGAGCTGTGACGGTAAGCGATTTCATGACGGCGATGTTGCCTATGGTGGTTGCGCTGTTCATCTCGGGATACGTCGTCTACCTGCGGCGGATTCCCAAGGACACGGGAACTGTCCCCGACAAAACGAGAGGTTATTACTGGGGATTGCTTATGACTAGTGTGTGGCCCATCGTTCTGGCCATTGTCCTCATCCTTGCGTTCAAGATACGCGTAGTTGTTGCTGTGTTCCTTTGCATCGTTCTCAACGTTTTCGTGGCGAAATTCTCGCTCGGGGAACTGCTCCCTTTTTTACGTTCCGCATTTGAAGTCCGTTTAATGGCGAATACGTGGCTAGTGATGATTTTCAAAGAGGTTCTGGCGGCTACCGGCGTGATCTCCAAGCTTCCTGCGTTCTTCGGCATGCTGCCTCTCCCGACCTTCATGATTTTTGCCATGGTGTTTTTCTTTGGCACGATTGTCGCGGGGAGTCAGGGAATCATTGCCCTGGCCATGCCTCTGCTGATATCCGCCCTCGACGGGAAGCCCGTGCTCGCCATGTTTATCTTGGTTATGAGCATGAGCTATGCCGCTATGCAGATGTCGCCGGTACATGTCTGCCTGACGATCTGCGCTGAAGATTACGGTTGTTCTTTAGGAGCGCTGATTTATAAAACGTTGCCGATCGTGCTTGTTTTCGTGGTCCTCTCGTTCGCGTATTACTTCGTATTGTCAGGGCTCGGTTTTTAAGGCGTGGCTGTTCAATTGACTGGTTCCGCAGGGCAGGGATATAGTTATAACTTTTATTGAGACCTATAGGAGAAAGGACGTGTTGTAGGTGAAATATGATTTCACATCCATTATGGAGCGTCATGGCAAGGATTCAATCGCAGTGGATAT
This window encodes:
- a CDS encoding APC family permease produces the protein MQQDGNKGGSTTKLKRCLGFWDLMSAAIGQIIGAGIMTLLGAALAMTGRSVPFAFMIAATITITQFLPMLFISGTVRLRGGRYTMAAMLCGTKLAGAYSIVYIFQNLSISMYALSFASYFISLLGIGSEKTVALVVLTIFYVLNYCGIDKFAWAQNLIVGFLIVALAMFAAVGVTKIAPNYYAQSTFFTGGWMGMLQAGALLTFATGGATCIIDLSAEAKNPVRDIPIIIVTSTLGVAVLYAMISIVAGGVLPLEQVAGKNLALVAQTIFSKPLYVFFMVCGAGFALISTLNSQMAWAPKPTMQACDDGWLPAGLASTNRFGVPWIILGILYIIAVVCIVSGLSVATLGSMCLVANNVALLVICACTFRLPKICPEEWAASKFKISNGMLKLVSLIGTAGCAFNIWFNFIRLSYTLKIINLVVVVGALIWGVVRSRKVHMIVSHEKA
- a CDS encoding DUF401 family protein, with product MDILKLLGVFAILIIVMWAKKPLSVAMFCSIIGAAALYQLPLSSAWSAVVKGGASWPTLEVLLVFYSITFIQRMMEKRKNLSNCEMALNGLFNNRRVNVAVAPFLIGCLPAVSAVLLCSLIVRKSAGEALSIPEKAACTSYFRHISESFLPTYTTIFIAVTLTNGAVTVSDFMTAMLPMVVALFISGYVVYLRRIPKDTGTVPDKTRGYYWGLLMTSVWPIVLAIVLILAFKIRVVVAVFLCIVLNVFVAKFSLGELLPFLRSAFEVRLMANTWLVMIFKEVLAATGVISKLPAFFGMLPLPTFMIFAMVFFFGTIVAGSQGIIALAMPLLISALDGKPVLAMFILVMSMSYAAMQMSPVHVCLTICAEDYGCSLGALIYKTLPIVLVFVVLSFAYYFVLSGLGF